Proteins from a genomic interval of Zingiber officinale cultivar Zhangliang chromosome 2A, Zo_v1.1, whole genome shotgun sequence:
- the LOC122042962 gene encoding ADP,ATP carrier protein 2, chloroplastic-like, which translates to MERVISAQGLLSLPSAPQARTFYQPLRRRFPFAAAGFASPIFSARSPSHAVHGFDSGEKIPSPLVLRAVFDPQRRLLSSPLYGNPRKGPTFSAGAAVPAGGAGFAEGEAEKPKFLGVEITTLKKIVPLGIMFFCILFNYTILRDTKDVLVVTAKGSSAEIIPFLKTWVNLPMAIGFMLLYTKLSNVLSKEALFYTVIFPFIAFFGAFAFLLYPLRDVIHPTALADRLLAALGPSFLGPVAILRIWSFCLFYVMAELWGSVVISVLFWGFANQITTVAEAKEFYPLFGLGANIALIFSGRTVKYFSNLRKNLGPGVDGWAISLKGMMSIVVLLGFVISGIYWGVNKFVVNDPSLPRSNRKKKEKPKLGMNESLKVLLSSRYVRDLATLVVAYGISINLVEVTWKSKLKAQFPSPNEYSSFMGDFSTATGIATFTMMLVGRWILRKFGWGVAAMITPTVLLLTGVGFFSLILFSGPLTPLLGSIGITPLLAAVYVGALQNIFSKSAKYSLFDPCKEMAYIPLDEEMKVKGKAAIDVVCNPLGKSGGALIQQFMILTFGSLANSTPYLGGILLAIVLAWIGAARSLDSQFSPLAKELLEKEKLLKEKSNASPIEATKEETEELLAVESASGEKLSNRSPLNRKSALESEATSETFGKHGQ; encoded by the exons ATGGAGAGAGTTATCTCAGCGCAGGGCCTCCTTTCCCTCCCTTCCGCACCGCAAGCTCGCACCTTCTACCAACCCCTCCGCCGGAGGTTTCCCTTCGCCGCCGCCGGTTTCGCCTCCCCGATCTTCAGCGCGCGGTCGCCGAGCCACGCTGTCCACGGCTTCGACTCTGGGGAGAAAATCCCATCGCCTCTGGTGCTGAGAGCTGTCTTCGACCCCCAAAGGCGGCTCCTTTCCTCTCCGCTTTATGGGAATCCGAGGAAAGGTCCGACCTTTAGCGCCGGGGCGGCGGTTCCGGCCGGAGGCGCTGGATTCGCGGAGGGCGAGGCGGAGAAGCCTAAGTTTCTGGGTGTCGAAATCACAACCCTGAAGAAGATAGTTCCTTTGGGGATTATGTTCTTTTGTATTCTTTTCAATTATACCATTCTCAGGGACACCAAGGATGTGCTCGTAGTGACGGCCAAGGGGAGCAGCGCCGAGATCATACCTTTCTTGAAGACCTGGGTGAACCTGCCGATGGCCATCGGGTTCATGCTCTTGTACACTAAGCTGTCGAACGTGCTATCGAAGGAGGCTCTCTTCTACACCGTGATCTTTCCCTTCATAGCCTTTTTTGGGGCGTTTGCCTTTTTGCTGTATCCTCTGCGGGATGTCATCCATCCCACGGCGCTTGCCGACAGGCTCCTGGCGGCGCTCGGTCCGAGTTTCCTTGGCCCCGTTGCAATTTTGAGGATTTGGAGCTTCTGCCTCTTCTATGTCATGGCAGAGCTGTGGGGAAGTGTTGTCATCTCCGTCCTCTTCTGGGGGTTTGCCAATCAG ATTACTACTGTTGCGGAAGCCAAAGAATTCTACCCATTGTTTGGACTTGGGGCCAATATTGCCCTCATCTTCTCTGGAAGAACAGTAAAATACTTCTCTAATCTACGTAAGAATTTGGGACCGGGGGTTGATGGTTGGGCAATTTCACTCAAAGGAATGATGAGCATTGTTGTGCTTCTTGGATTTGTAATTTCTGGAATCTATTGGGGTGTGAACAAATTTGTAGTGAATGACCCATCTCTTCCAAGATCAAACCGCAAGAAGAAG GAAAAGCCAAAGCTAGGCATGAATGAGAGTCTGAAGGTTTTGTTGTCCTCTCGATATGTGAGGGATCTAGCGACTTTAGTGGTTGCTTATGGTATCAGCATTAACCTAGTAGAAGTCACATGGAAATCAAAGCTCAAAGCGCAG TTTCCGAGTCCAAATGAGTATTCATCTTTCATGGGTGATTTCTCCACCGCGACTGGTATTGCAACATTTACAATGATGTTGGTAGGGAGGTGGATTCTCCGAAAGTTTGGTTGGGGGGTGGCAGCCATGATTACTCCCACAGTTCTGCTTCTAACAGGAGTAGGGTTCTTCTCACTGATCTTGTTTAGCGGGCCTTTGACTCCTCTATTGGGAAGTATCGGTATTACTCCTCTGCTTGCTGCTGTTTATGTGGGTGCATTACAGAATATTTTCAGTAAGAGTGCAAAATACAGCTTGTTTGATCCTTGCAAAGAAATGGCTTACATTCCTTTGGATGAAGAGATGAAG GTTAAAGGGAAGGCAGCTATTGATGTTGTCTGCAACCCCTTAGGGAAGTCGGGAGGCGCCCTGATCCAGCAATTTATGATTTTGACATTTGGCTCGCTAGCTAACTCGACTCCGTACCTGGGAGGAATTCTTCTGGCCATCGTTCTTGCATGGATAGGTGCTGCCAGATCCCTGGACTCCCAGTTCTCACCCTTGGCTAAGGAGCTGCTTGAGAAGGAGAAACTGCTGAAAGAAAAGTCTAATGCTTCTCCAATCGAAGCAACAAAAGAAGAAACTGAAGAGTTGCTCGCAGTTGAATCTGCATCGGGCGAGAAGTTATCAAACAGGTCACCTTTGAATCGAAAATCAGCCCTGGAATCTGAGGCTACCTCGGAAACCTTCGGCAAACATGGTCAGTGA